A window from Chloroflexota bacterium encodes these proteins:
- a CDS encoding class I adenylate-forming enzyme family protein, whose protein sequence is MRAEAMRTLPDVVRMRAATHPDELAVIVDGGEAVTYAELDKRSNAVARGLIERGVRKGDRIGLRFDNLNWIDCSVAYFGVQKTGGIAVHLRSEGAVEDVNYRLDHSQASGVICLPELAPIGFSGWISSLDELENGHRQEPFKSSVVPDDICHILYTSGTTGPPKAIACSHGNASYPCRYYYSHPPDPEFNDIEHPVAIVTIGLETAGTLIMLHPFLMLPGTLPRRSIIMREFDPERFCALIEEHRAHFTDLIPTMAQQVLLSGAYERYDVSSLRRIFLGSLRTPPALLPRLQAAFPQALLTIRYGTNEASLPGIRVTYDPARPFPSGLLGRPVGIADSQGCVVGREEVRISDDNGLEAPPNQEGEIWLRCVGFPRRWYFRDPKRTAQVFLEDGWIRTGDLGFVNENGNLYLLDRSEDNIRRGTQGFSSLEVEDVLYEHPAVAEAAVFSVPDDVLGEEVAAAIVLRTPATAEELQRFARERLFAYKVPRKIFFFDHLPRNASGKVLKRLLRKQVPRA, encoded by the coding sequence ATGAGGGCAGAGGCTATGAGGACACTCCCGGATGTAGTTCGTATGCGAGCGGCCACTCATCCTGACGAACTTGCCGTAATTGTGGATGGAGGCGAGGCAGTAACTTACGCCGAATTGGACAAGCGATCAAATGCAGTTGCTCGTGGACTGATCGAACGTGGTGTCAGAAAAGGTGATCGAATCGGTCTGCGATTTGACAATCTAAATTGGATCGATTGTTCAGTGGCATACTTTGGAGTGCAGAAGACAGGCGGAATCGCCGTGCACCTTCGAAGCGAGGGGGCTGTTGAGGATGTCAATTACAGGCTCGACCACTCTCAGGCCAGTGGCGTTATTTGTTTGCCCGAGTTGGCGCCAATTGGCTTTTCAGGGTGGATAAGTAGTCTTGATGAGCTAGAGAACGGACATCGACAAGAGCCATTCAAGAGTTCGGTCGTGCCAGACGACATATGTCATATCCTCTATACCTCTGGAACCACAGGACCACCCAAGGCCATCGCATGCTCTCATGGCAACGCCAGCTATCCCTGCCGCTATTACTACTCTCACCCTCCGGACCCAGAATTCAATGATATAGAACACCCAGTGGCCATCGTGACTATAGGGTTAGAAACAGCCGGGACTCTAATAATGCTGCACCCTTTCCTCATGCTGCCGGGAACTCTGCCACGACGTTCCATTATCATGCGTGAGTTTGATCCTGAACGTTTCTGTGCCCTCATAGAGGAGCATAGAGCTCATTTTACAGACCTGATTCCGACCATGGCACAGCAAGTACTCCTATCGGGGGCCTATGAACGTTACGATGTTTCATCATTGAGGCGCATCTTCCTCGGGTCCCTTAGAACACCCCCCGCACTACTTCCGCGGCTCCAAGCCGCATTCCCCCAAGCGCTGCTTACTATCAGATATGGCACGAATGAAGCTTCGCTTCCCGGGATTAGGGTGACCTATGATCCAGCACGCCCGTTTCCAAGCGGCCTACTTGGGCGTCCCGTGGGCATAGCAGATTCTCAAGGGTGCGTGGTTGGCAGAGAAGAAGTACGCATTTCAGACGATAATGGTCTGGAAGCACCTCCTAATCAAGAAGGAGAGATTTGGCTGAGGTGCGTCGGCTTTCCTCGGCGCTGGTATTTTCGTGATCCGAAACGCACGGCGCAGGTATTTCTTGAAGACGGTTGGATACGAACAGGAGATTTGGGGTTCGTTAATGAGAATGGAAATCTTTACCTACTTGACCGTTCGGAAGACAATATACGCAGAGGTACTCAGGGATTCTCGTCATTAGAAGTGGAGGACGTGCTGTACGAACATCCAGCCGTCGCTGAAGCGGCGGTATTTTCAGTGCCAGATGATGTTCTTGGTGAGGAAGTAGCAGCAGCGATCGTGCTTCGGACTCCTGCTACGGCTGAAGAACTCCAGCGCTTTGCTCGTGAGAGATTATTCGCATACAAAGTTCCGAGGAAGATATTCTTTTTTGATCATCTGCCTCGTAACGCGAGTGGGAAAGTGCTTAAAAGACTACTTCGCAAGCAGGTACCTAGAGCGTAA
- a CDS encoding ABC transporter permease, with protein MDDSPRQTEGWVNPDPNATRGHYRTRGFTKFMSDVVSVFELNFIPIMRQWYLIVLAAAAFPIPWFYVTKAIAPDDPAVVRRLLAGTLVFGVAFSIGMLVGQNAVAQRFMGYLKLLITMPVSKGAYILGSLAYSSISGVITVVMLLGFGVAAGVDISITWGLVPCLVLTVLTMAGLTIFVVSFAPTLQAGNISASLLAIVLAALSPVYFTMEQAPLLLKALGYISPLRYAADGITKSLSGRTDVVVELAVLAGFALVCIALGLWRLPWRED; from the coding sequence ATGGATGATTCGCCACGGCAAACCGAGGGCTGGGTAAACCCAGACCCTAACGCTACTCGGGGCCACTATCGGACCAGAGGCTTCACAAAGTTCATGTCCGATGTCGTCTCGGTCTTCGAGCTTAATTTCATACCTATTATGCGTCAGTGGTATCTGATCGTGCTGGCGGCAGCCGCCTTCCCAATTCCGTGGTTCTACGTAACCAAAGCGATTGCGCCTGACGATCCGGCCGTGGTGCGCCGCCTGCTCGCCGGCACGTTGGTTTTCGGTGTGGCTTTTTCCATCGGCATGCTCGTCGGACAGAACGCGGTCGCGCAACGATTCATGGGTTACCTCAAGCTGCTCATTACGATGCCGGTGTCAAAAGGCGCGTACATCCTCGGCTCACTGGCCTATTCATCCATATCCGGCGTCATAACGGTTGTGATGCTGCTTGGCTTCGGGGTCGCGGCCGGCGTGGATATAAGCATCACTTGGGGTCTCGTACCCTGCCTTGTCTTGACGGTTCTGACGATGGCTGGCTTAACCATTTTCGTCGTCAGCTTCGCCCCCACGCTGCAGGCCGGTAACATCAGCGCCTCTCTGTTGGCGATCGTGCTTGCGGCCTTGTCGCCCGTTTACTTCACGATGGAGCAAGCGCCCTTGCTGCTAAAGGCGCTGGGCTACATTTCGCCGCTACGCTATGCCGCTGATGGGATCACGAAGTCGTTGTCCGGTCGCACCGATGTTGTGGTCGAACTCGCTGTACTGGCAGGCTTCGCGCTAGTATGCATAGCGCTGGGGCTCTGGCGTCTGCCGTGGCGAGAAGACTAG
- a CDS encoding ABC transporter ATP-binding protein → MQAPPVEIKQISKRYKNGTWANRELSLTVEPGELLGILGPNGAGKTTLVRQITTELIPTSGEVCVFGIDAVAHYNEAKGYMGVMPQEAQVYYKLSVRHHLRIFGKLRGLSARMASRRADELIADLRLEEHRDKPAEELSGGLKRRLLVGIAALVDPPLMVLDEPSAGLDPEARHDLWELLLGYKRKGTTVLLTTHNMEEAEVLCDRVGIIQDGTLLALDTVDNLKAGHGFEFKITFDTEDKTETVYGATDQELVAQVQAKGIRQYTVSRTTLEDVYLGLTRNKRPLDEEAAT, encoded by the coding sequence ATGCAAGCACCACCCGTTGAAATCAAGCAGATCAGCAAGCGCTACAAGAACGGCACCTGGGCGAATCGAGAGCTTTCGCTAACCGTTGAACCCGGCGAGTTGCTGGGCATCCTTGGTCCCAACGGCGCGGGCAAGACCACACTCGTGCGGCAGATCACCACTGAGCTGATACCGACCTCAGGCGAAGTCTGTGTCTTTGGGATCGATGCGGTGGCCCACTACAATGAGGCTAAGGGCTATATGGGCGTCATGCCGCAAGAGGCCCAAGTCTACTACAAGCTATCGGTACGCCACCACCTGCGTATCTTCGGTAAATTACGCGGCCTCTCTGCCCGGATGGCGTCACGCCGGGCCGATGAATTGATAGCCGACCTGCGGCTTGAGGAGCACCGGGATAAGCCCGCCGAAGAGTTGTCCGGAGGCCTGAAGCGTCGCCTCCTCGTCGGCATCGCCGCGCTGGTTGACCCTCCGCTCATGGTCTTGGATGAGCCCAGCGCAGGCCTCGATCCCGAGGCGCGCCACGACTTGTGGGAACTGCTGCTTGGCTACAAGCGCAAGGGCACGACCGTTCTGCTCACGACCCACAACATGGAGGAGGCCGAAGTCTTGTGCGACCGGGTTGGCATCATCCAAGACGGCACGTTGTTGGCTCTCGATACTGTAGACAATCTCAAGGCCGGACATGGGTTCGAATTCAAGATTACATTCGACACGGAGGACAAGACCGAGACTGTCTATGGCGCCACCGACCAAGAACTCGTCGCACAGGTGCAAGCCAAGGGCATCCGCCAGTACACCGTCTCCAGGACAACCCTAGAAGACGTTTATCTCGGTCTCACGCGCAATAAACGTCCACTGGACGAAGAGGCTGCAACCTAA